One Oncorhynchus keta strain PuntledgeMale-10-30-2019 chromosome 23, Oket_V2, whole genome shotgun sequence DNA segment encodes these proteins:
- the pak1ip1 gene encoding p21-activated protein kinase-interacting protein 1-like isoform X1, whose translation MGPVIELIAGSYEQIAFGYRVSTGEEEWTATADFTHHAHTASVCAVATSERYIATGSRDETIQIYDMKKRVEHGALLHHDGTISCLEFYGSSHLLSGGQDGLLCVWSTRNWECLKSIRAHKGQVTSLSVHPSGKLALTVGTDKTLRTWNLIDGRSAFIKNIKQNAVIVKWSPEGDKYVVVIGDKVDVYDLETATLTSTIINPKRISSIKFLTNSILAIAGDDETVRLCDINTQKVLCEFEAHETRVKSVDSFTVDDFCVLVTASNDGFIKMWKLNLESLEPPVLLGKVNTTARLTCLAVWKPTTLQESPPEVKTEPTTSHDVKDVLELEKRKKRVRISTVEVVQEEDASPKKKKDGGKKKLKT comes from the exons ATGGGGCCCGTAATAGAGCTCATTGCTGGAAGTTACGAGCAGATCGCCTTTGGTTACCGGGTGTCTACAGGTGAAGAG GAGTGGACAGCCACGGCAGACTTCACCCACCATGCCCACACTGCCTCAGTGTGCGCGGTGGCCACCAGCGAGAGGTATATCGCTACAGGAAGCAGAGACGAGACCATCCAGATCTACGACATGAAGAAGAGGGTTGAACATGGAGCTCTGCTGCATCACGACG GTACCATTTCATGTCTGGAGTTCTATGGCTCCTCCCACCTGCTGAGTGGAGGACAGGACGGGCTGCTGTGTGTTTGGAGCACCAGGAACTGGGAGTGTCTTAAGTCTATCAGAGCACACAA AGGTCAAGTTACGTCACTGTCCGTCCATCCCTCCGGGAAACTGGCCCTGACTGTCGGCACAGACAAGACACTTCG AACGTGGAATCTAATCGACGGAAGATCGGCTTTCATCAAAAACATTAAACAGA aTGCAGTGATAGTGAAGTGGTCTCCCGAGGGGGATAAGTATGTGGTAGTGATCGGCGACAAGGTGGACGTTTATGACCTGGAAACAGCGACTCTGACATCAACCATAATCAACCCCAAGAGGATCTCATCCATCAAGTTCCTCACT AATTCCATCCTGGCCATAGCTGGGGACGACGAGACAGTCAGGCTGTGTGACATCAACACTCAGAAGGTGCTCTGTGAGTTCGAGGCTCATGAAACCAG GGTGAAATCGGTGGACAGTTTCACCGTGGACGACTTCTGTGTTCTGGTGACGGCGTCAAACGATGGCTTCATCAAAATGTGGAAACTTAACCTTGAG TCCTTGGAGCCTCCGGTCCTCCTGGGGAAGGTGAATACTACAGCGAGGTTGACCTGTCTGGCCGTGTGGAAGCCCACCACTCTACAGGAGTCTCCCCCGGAGGTCAAAACAGAACCTACTACGTCTCACG ACGTCAAGGATGTCCTGGAACttgagaagaggaagaagagggtcAGGATCTCGACTGTAGAAGTGGTCCAAGAGGAAGATGCTTCACCCAAGAAGAAAAAAGATGGTGGGAAAAAAAAGCTGAAaacttaa
- the pak1ip1 gene encoding p21-activated protein kinase-interacting protein 1-like isoform X3 — protein MKKRRVEHGALLHHDGTISCLEFYGSSHLLSGGQDGLLCVWSTRNWECLKSIRAHKGQVTSLSVHPSGKLALTVGTDKTLRTWNLIDGRSAFIKNIKQNAVIVKWSPEGDKYVVVIGDKVDVYDLETATLTSTIINPKRISSIKFLTNSILAIAGDDETVRLCDINTQKVLCEFEAHETRVKSVDSFTVDDFCVLVTASNDGFIKMWKLNLESLEPPVLLGKVNTTARLTCLAVWKPTTLQESPPEVKTEPTTSHDVKDVLELEKRKKRVRISTVEVVQEEDASPKKKKDGGKKKLKT, from the exons ATGAAGAAGAGG AGGGTTGAACATGGAGCTCTGCTGCATCACGACG GTACCATTTCATGTCTGGAGTTCTATGGCTCCTCCCACCTGCTGAGTGGAGGACAGGACGGGCTGCTGTGTGTTTGGAGCACCAGGAACTGGGAGTGTCTTAAGTCTATCAGAGCACACAA AGGTCAAGTTACGTCACTGTCCGTCCATCCCTCCGGGAAACTGGCCCTGACTGTCGGCACAGACAAGACACTTCG AACGTGGAATCTAATCGACGGAAGATCGGCTTTCATCAAAAACATTAAACAGA aTGCAGTGATAGTGAAGTGGTCTCCCGAGGGGGATAAGTATGTGGTAGTGATCGGCGACAAGGTGGACGTTTATGACCTGGAAACAGCGACTCTGACATCAACCATAATCAACCCCAAGAGGATCTCATCCATCAAGTTCCTCACT AATTCCATCCTGGCCATAGCTGGGGACGACGAGACAGTCAGGCTGTGTGACATCAACACTCAGAAGGTGCTCTGTGAGTTCGAGGCTCATGAAACCAG GGTGAAATCGGTGGACAGTTTCACCGTGGACGACTTCTGTGTTCTGGTGACGGCGTCAAACGATGGCTTCATCAAAATGTGGAAACTTAACCTTGAG TCCTTGGAGCCTCCGGTCCTCCTGGGGAAGGTGAATACTACAGCGAGGTTGACCTGTCTGGCCGTGTGGAAGCCCACCACTCTACAGGAGTCTCCCCCGGAGGTCAAAACAGAACCTACTACGTCTCACG ACGTCAAGGATGTCCTGGAACttgagaagaggaagaagagggtcAGGATCTCGACTGTAGAAGTGGTCCAAGAGGAAGATGCTTCACCCAAGAAGAAAAAAGATGGTGGGAAAAAAAAGCTGAAaacttaa
- the pak1ip1 gene encoding p21-activated protein kinase-interacting protein 1-like isoform X2 produces MMKRRVEHGALLHHDGTISCLEFYGSSHLLSGGQDGLLCVWSTRNWECLKSIRAHKGQVTSLSVHPSGKLALTVGTDKTLRTWNLIDGRSAFIKNIKQNAVIVKWSPEGDKYVVVIGDKVDVYDLETATLTSTIINPKRISSIKFLTNSILAIAGDDETVRLCDINTQKVLCEFEAHETRVKSVDSFTVDDFCVLVTASNDGFIKMWKLNLESLEPPVLLGKVNTTARLTCLAVWKPTTLQESPPEVKTEPTTSHDVKDVLELEKRKKRVRISTVEVVQEEDASPKKKKDGGKKKLKT; encoded by the exons ATGATGAAGAGG AGGGTTGAACATGGAGCTCTGCTGCATCACGACG GTACCATTTCATGTCTGGAGTTCTATGGCTCCTCCCACCTGCTGAGTGGAGGACAGGACGGGCTGCTGTGTGTTTGGAGCACCAGGAACTGGGAGTGTCTTAAGTCTATCAGAGCACACAA AGGTCAAGTTACGTCACTGTCCGTCCATCCCTCCGGGAAACTGGCCCTGACTGTCGGCACAGACAAGACACTTCG AACGTGGAATCTAATCGACGGAAGATCGGCTTTCATCAAAAACATTAAACAGA aTGCAGTGATAGTGAAGTGGTCTCCCGAGGGGGATAAGTATGTGGTAGTGATCGGCGACAAGGTGGACGTTTATGACCTGGAAACAGCGACTCTGACATCAACCATAATCAACCCCAAGAGGATCTCATCCATCAAGTTCCTCACT AATTCCATCCTGGCCATAGCTGGGGACGACGAGACAGTCAGGCTGTGTGACATCAACACTCAGAAGGTGCTCTGTGAGTTCGAGGCTCATGAAACCAG GGTGAAATCGGTGGACAGTTTCACCGTGGACGACTTCTGTGTTCTGGTGACGGCGTCAAACGATGGCTTCATCAAAATGTGGAAACTTAACCTTGAG TCCTTGGAGCCTCCGGTCCTCCTGGGGAAGGTGAATACTACAGCGAGGTTGACCTGTCTGGCCGTGTGGAAGCCCACCACTCTACAGGAGTCTCCCCCGGAGGTCAAAACAGAACCTACTACGTCTCACG ACGTCAAGGATGTCCTGGAACttgagaagaggaagaagagggtcAGGATCTCGACTGTAGAAGTGGTCCAAGAGGAAGATGCTTCACCCAAGAAGAAAAAAGATGGTGGGAAAAAAAAGCTGAAaacttaa
- the pak1ip1 gene encoding p21-activated protein kinase-interacting protein 1-like isoform X8, producing MMKRVEHGALLHHDGTISCLEFYGSSHLLSGGQDGLLCVWSTRNWECLKSIRAHKGQVTSLSVHPSGKLALTVGTDKTLRTWNLIDGRSAFIKNIKQNAVIVKWSPEGDKYVVVIGDKVDVYDLETATLTSTIINPKRISSIKFLTNSILAIAGDDETVRLCDINTQKVLCEFEAHETRVKSVDSFTVDDFCVLVTASNDGFIKMWKLNLESLEPPVLLGKVNTTARLTCLAVWKPTTLQESPPEVKTEPTTSHDVKDVLELEKRKKRVRISTVEVVQEEDASPKKKKDGGKKKLKT from the exons ATGATGAAGAGGGTTGAACATGGAGCTCTGCTGCATCACGACG GTACCATTTCATGTCTGGAGTTCTATGGCTCCTCCCACCTGCTGAGTGGAGGACAGGACGGGCTGCTGTGTGTTTGGAGCACCAGGAACTGGGAGTGTCTTAAGTCTATCAGAGCACACAA AGGTCAAGTTACGTCACTGTCCGTCCATCCCTCCGGGAAACTGGCCCTGACTGTCGGCACAGACAAGACACTTCG AACGTGGAATCTAATCGACGGAAGATCGGCTTTCATCAAAAACATTAAACAGA aTGCAGTGATAGTGAAGTGGTCTCCCGAGGGGGATAAGTATGTGGTAGTGATCGGCGACAAGGTGGACGTTTATGACCTGGAAACAGCGACTCTGACATCAACCATAATCAACCCCAAGAGGATCTCATCCATCAAGTTCCTCACT AATTCCATCCTGGCCATAGCTGGGGACGACGAGACAGTCAGGCTGTGTGACATCAACACTCAGAAGGTGCTCTGTGAGTTCGAGGCTCATGAAACCAG GGTGAAATCGGTGGACAGTTTCACCGTGGACGACTTCTGTGTTCTGGTGACGGCGTCAAACGATGGCTTCATCAAAATGTGGAAACTTAACCTTGAG TCCTTGGAGCCTCCGGTCCTCCTGGGGAAGGTGAATACTACAGCGAGGTTGACCTGTCTGGCCGTGTGGAAGCCCACCACTCTACAGGAGTCTCCCCCGGAGGTCAAAACAGAACCTACTACGTCTCACG ACGTCAAGGATGTCCTGGAACttgagaagaggaagaagagggtcAGGATCTCGACTGTAGAAGTGGTCCAAGAGGAAGATGCTTCACCCAAGAAGAAAAAAGATGGTGGGAAAAAAAAGCTGAAaacttaa
- the pak1ip1 gene encoding p21-activated protein kinase-interacting protein 1-like isoform X7 produces the protein MKKRVEHGALLHHDGTISCLEFYGSSHLLSGGQDGLLCVWSTRNWECLKSIRAHKGQVTSLSVHPSGKLALTVGTDKTLRTWNLIDGRSAFIKNIKQNAVIVKWSPEGDKYVVVIGDKVDVYDLETATLTSTIINPKRISSIKFLTNSILAIAGDDETVRLCDINTQKVLCEFEAHETRVKSVDSFTVDDFCVLVTASNDGFIKMWKLNLESLEPPVLLGKVNTTARLTCLAVWKPTTLQESPPEVKTEPTTSHDVKDVLELEKRKKRVRISTVEVVQEEDASPKKKKDGGKKKLKT, from the exons ATGAAGAAGAGGGTTGAACATGGAGCTCTGCTGCATCACGACG GTACCATTTCATGTCTGGAGTTCTATGGCTCCTCCCACCTGCTGAGTGGAGGACAGGACGGGCTGCTGTGTGTTTGGAGCACCAGGAACTGGGAGTGTCTTAAGTCTATCAGAGCACACAA AGGTCAAGTTACGTCACTGTCCGTCCATCCCTCCGGGAAACTGGCCCTGACTGTCGGCACAGACAAGACACTTCG AACGTGGAATCTAATCGACGGAAGATCGGCTTTCATCAAAAACATTAAACAGA aTGCAGTGATAGTGAAGTGGTCTCCCGAGGGGGATAAGTATGTGGTAGTGATCGGCGACAAGGTGGACGTTTATGACCTGGAAACAGCGACTCTGACATCAACCATAATCAACCCCAAGAGGATCTCATCCATCAAGTTCCTCACT AATTCCATCCTGGCCATAGCTGGGGACGACGAGACAGTCAGGCTGTGTGACATCAACACTCAGAAGGTGCTCTGTGAGTTCGAGGCTCATGAAACCAG GGTGAAATCGGTGGACAGTTTCACCGTGGACGACTTCTGTGTTCTGGTGACGGCGTCAAACGATGGCTTCATCAAAATGTGGAAACTTAACCTTGAG TCCTTGGAGCCTCCGGTCCTCCTGGGGAAGGTGAATACTACAGCGAGGTTGACCTGTCTGGCCGTGTGGAAGCCCACCACTCTACAGGAGTCTCCCCCGGAGGTCAAAACAGAACCTACTACGTCTCACG ACGTCAAGGATGTCCTGGAACttgagaagaggaagaagagggtcAGGATCTCGACTGTAGAAGTGGTCCAAGAGGAAGATGCTTCACCCAAGAAGAAAAAAGATGGTGGGAAAAAAAAGCTGAAaacttaa
- the LOC118380876 gene encoding transmembrane protein 14C-like has protein sequence MSQDWIGYSYAALVLAGGIMGYVKAGSVTSLVAGLFFGFLAGLGAYLMSQNPKDVRLSLGTSGTLAIVMGMRFLNSWKFMPAGLMTIASFLMLGKTAVGVFKRPHDS, from the exons ATGTCTCAAGATTGGATTGGTTACAGCTATGCTGCATTGGTCTTGGCAGGAGGAATCATGGGTTATGTAAAAGCAG GAAGTGTAACTTCACTGGTTGCGGGACTTTTCTTTGGGTTCCTAGCTGGACTTGGTGCCTACCTGATGTCTCAGAATCCTAAAGATGTCAGGCTTTCTCTCG GTACCTCAGGAACGCTGGCCATTGTCATGGGAATGAGGTTTCTAAATTCCTGGAAGTTCATGCCAGCTGGTCTGATGACAATAGCAAG TTTCCTGATGCTGGGGAAGACTGCAGTGGGGGTGTTCAAGAGACCACATGATTCATAA